From the Hordeum vulgare subsp. vulgare chromosome 1H, MorexV3_pseudomolecules_assembly, whole genome shotgun sequence genome, the window AACGATGTATAACAAGAAATGTACCAGCTGACATTTCTAAACATTCCACTCCGATACCCATTCCAGTCGAGATTACCCTGACAAAAGAAATCCACTTAAAATCCCAATTATGACTAATTACCGGTTTGTGACAGTGCAATTGTGCGATCCATATAAGCTGAGAAGGAGCACGGTTTTGCTTAACGCAAAGATTATTAGCAGCTAATTCGGTTCCATCTGAGCAGGCGAGCAGCATGGACCTCCGCTGGTCCGTCGAGGTCAAGGGCGGCGACGCCCTGAGTTCCGGGCGCGTGCTGAACGGCCGCCGCGGCGTCGTCACCCACGTGTCCCTCGTCCACCCGCCGCCGACGAGCGCAGTTGGCGCCCAGCGCGTCGTCTTCGTGGAAGCCTACGTCAAGACCGTCGACGGGACCCTCGCGCTCGCGTCACTGTCGACCGATAGGCCGCGCGCGGAGCTGCCGCGCCCGGTGCTGGTGATGGGCCTCGATCTCTTTTGCTCTCGCGTGAGGCGGCAGGGCGGCGACCTCGCTGGTGATGAGGCCGTCGCCGTTCGGTTTGAGGGCCGCTTCAACGACGGTTACGTTCTTCCTGCACCGTTGGAGGACGAAGAAGATCGGATGATGTGGTCGTCggaggatgacgacgatgacaacaccgGGGCCGAGGACGACGAATCGGTGGGTTCGGATTCGGAAGACTACTACGACGATGACAGCAGCagcgaggatgaggaggagagcgacgaTGAGGTTGACGGACAAGCGGCCATGGCGAGCAGCGCCGACAACGACGTGCTGCTACAGATGGTGCACCCCAGGAAGCTCGTCCCCGAGGGACAGTTTCTTGGAGGTCCGGCGCCGCGGTTCGCCGCCGCCGGGAAGACGGCCGGCTTCATGCGGGTGGCCATCACGGAGAGGCAAGAAGAAGCAGACCACAAGCAGATCCTGGTGCTGTACCGCTACACCCGCTTCTCGGCATCACCGTACGGCGTGGAAGCGCGCAGGAGCACGAAGGAGCACCAGCTCCGGTTCATGGCCACCGGCGACCACACGGCGAGGTCGCTGGCGTGGGCCGGGTCGTCTCTGGGACTGCTGATATACCCCCTTGGCTTCAGGAAGAAGCTCCGGGAGCTATGGTCCAGCTTGGCGTCGCAGGTGAGCGTCCCGCCGGGAGCAAGAAGCGTCGAGGTGTTCGTCGACGTTGGCCTCCTCCGGCCGGCGGACTACACGCTAGCGAGCATGCGGCACATGTGCGACGCGCTGGAGGGCATGGTGGCGAAGCCGTGGCCCGGACGCTTCACGGGCATGGAGCTGCACTTGCCGGAGCCGGTACGGTGCATCGGGGACGCCGACGCGTACGAGCGGCCGGCAAACCAGAGGAAGGTCGTCGCGGCCGGGCAGGAGTGCTGCATGGACGACGTCGGTGAACAGCCAGCGAAGCGAAGGAGGGCTGTCGCCGCCGGGGAGGATTGCCCCGTCTGCTGCCAGCTGCTGGAGGGCGACGACATCGCCGCGTGGCCGGGGTGCGGCAAGCCCCACGTCTACCATGGCGCGTGCCTCGAGCAAGTCCTCAGGATGAGCGAGACGTGCCCGCTTTGCAGGCGCAACCTGTACATCGAGAGGAGATAAGAGCATCTCTAATAGAACCCTCAGACCCCACACCCTTAAAAATAACagcttttttaaaaaaattgtccgaaaaacggcgtagactaaaacccttaaacccgtaaatatttttagaggtccaaccctcaaactatttttgagcctgtagaagtgagggttgggaggagaaACTCCTCCCAACCCGCACTCCACCTCCCACCTCGCGCGGGAGGTAGTTGGTTCCCGCCCGCGCGAGGAAGTTGCCTCAgctgccgccgccccgcctccccccgcgctccggccgccgccccgcctccccccacgctccggccgccgccccgcgctcCCTCCGTGCCCCGGCCGTCGCGCCCCCGCGCCCGCCCAGGCCGTCGTCGcgcccccgcgcccgccccggacgccgtcgccccccccccccccccccgccgcacctgccccggccgccgcgccagccgcccctccccttccctctccctgccGCAGAAGGAGCTCGTCGCGGCGGCGCCGCAGCAGCAGTAGCGCGCGAGCTCCAGCAGCCGGCGCGCGCGGTCCTGACTGTATTTCGATTTTAAGGGTTggatttgagggttctagtcgttGCCCCTATTTTTCAGCCCTTAAAAGTGTTAAAAATatgcaattctcaacccttaaaactggtttttgttttaggggtttgagggttttactagagatgctctaagatgaCAGCCGCCAGCTACAAGAACTAGTATGGGCGTCGCATGGATGTACTGAAAAGTTTGTACAGTGCGTCAATCTCTTCTGACTGTAGTTTGCTCGAATGTTCTTCGGGTTTGTTTTTGTTTCTCTGAAGCATAGCATTCATTCACCTGATTGACGATGTATTCATGAGATCATCTATCCATGAATTTGCGTCAGCTATACTTGGTATGGGCATATCATTATAAATATAGACTaataaaagagcccgtgcgttgcaacggaagaaaaacatACAACACGTTTTAACCTAATAATCATGACTTAAGATATTTATTTAAACTTACTGcataaataaaatttaaaaattgttaaataagtaaaataacatcatatttagattatACGCATCACTGTAGattcaaattacattataaatagaaatttaaaaaattaaataggTAAGATACATTAGATTTCGATTCAACACATTTTTTGAATGAAAGTTCATatgtaataatttaaaattagagttacagtttaaaagatttttttttcaagtATTTGTTAATTATAATTGGACCGCAGATTAATTAACAACACGGATCGGCCTCGTTATAAAAAATGGATTGTacgctattgattaaaattacagcataaatattatttaaaaattattaaataaataaaataacattatatttagattgtgcgcatcattattgattaaaattacattataaacagaattttgaaaaattaaatagataaactaacattatattcagattgtacatatttttttaataaaatttcatataCAATAATGTAAAATTGAAGTTACCgtttaaaagatataattttTTTCAAGTATTTTGCATTTATAATTGAACTacagattaattaattaaaaactgtAGGGGCGTTTTCGAAAACATACGGAAAATGATTGGTTTTTTTACTCAAGTATGTACTGCGGGTTTATTTTATGAAAACTGAAGGAGGTTtctacaaaaactccaaaaaaatGATACGGTTTGTCACTGTATTATGTACTGCGAGTTGATTTTGGGAAAGTACATGGGGTTTCTTGTAAAAACGAAAAAAACGGTTCGTTTGtcacttaaatccggactgcgggttgattttagGAAAATCCAGGGTGTTTTTTCCAAAACGACGACGACGGACGGAAGAAGCactgcgtgctttattattagggagagaatcGTTGTTCAAAAAAAAGATGATACCCAGCATATTGTTGCGGAAAATCCACTAGGAACGATTTGAATTTATATTGAGCATGCCACATgggctatttttttatttttttgcgaaCAAAAAATCAAATAATATGAGGGAAAATATTCCTTTCATCCGGCTGATCGAACATTGGGCGTCCGTCGCCTTCATTACGCCACGCGTGTTCCTCGCACCGCTACATCCTTCTTATCTCCTTCTCAATCGGTTTCTTTTCCCAGCTCCTGCAGCATGTCATGGCCACCACCACCTCAAGCTCCCGCAACGCCACTGCTCATACGAGCCAGCCGGTCGCCGCCATATGCCCACGCGCTCCCGTGCTTGCCACAGGCTGGGcctcccctccgccgccgccctgcTGCGTCCCCTCCGACGTGTGAGGAAGGGGAAGCCATGGATTTCCGGCAGGGGCGGAGGGTCGAGAACATGGTGGCCGTCGTCGTCGCGGTCGCCGCGGTCGCCATGGagggcgcactcctcctccgctctGGCGCCCTGCGTCTCCTCCTCGGTTCGGCCCCGAGCTCGAGCCCCATCCCTCGAGCAGATCCGCAACTAAGTTTCTGCCAGTCAGTGTTGGTTTGTATGCGACCTGTTATAATCGATTGTCCATTGCCCGTCCCCAATGAAACCCACACTGACACCACTCTCTCCCCACTTTCACCATTCCCCTGTTCTAGCGCCGATCCATCTCTGATCCTGCCTTTTGCATATGGACACTTTCTGATCCGGCCTTTGCATTCAGCCCAGTGGCCGGACACCGGGTCTCCTGCGCATGTGTGCACGATCTTAGACCGGGCATGTGCTTCCAAATTCTTCGGCCATGGCGATGGTCATGATGGTGAGTTCTTTCTTTCTATTCGTGTTGAAATTTAAAGTTTGATATGCATCTTATTGAAGATATTATCATCGTAACATAAATTTGTATGTTATTTTACTATGCATGTTAGAATTCTGTTTATCCACATTAAGACTAGATTTATAACCTTAAGACCTGACAGTGTAGGTTTTTTATACTCCCttctttcctaaatataagtttttagaGTTTTCATTATAAGAATACATACGGATGTAGAatgtagatttactcattttgctccggATGTAGTCATctaatgaaatatctaaaaaaaaCTTATTTTTTGGGAATGGAGGGAATACATATCACTCATGATGATAaaactaaaaatgtatgtcttagtAATTTTGTCTGGGTAATATCTAAGGCGAGTAATACATATTTTGTATTGAATTTATTTTCCATCTTTACATTAATACTCTTTTtgtcccaaaataagtatcttaattttgtgctggctctAGTATAATATTATACTGAGCTTAAGATAGTTATTTTGAACCGGAGAGGGTACTGCACATTGTAGGCTGGACCGATCATGAAATTTGTGATATTAGCAGCTAAGTACGTGTGTAGCTTTCGATGCAAGTGTTCTGTAGTCACTTCAATTCTTCAGCAATACACAGGCACAAGTTTTTTACTTTCACTTTCTAttaatactcccttcgtccgaaAATATTTGTCATGAAAATAAATGTATCTAGATTTATTTTACTTTTAGATACATCTACTTTATCCATTTATGCGCCATGTAATTCTGAACGGAAAGACTATATATATGACTATTAAGAATAGCAAATGAAAAGTTTATTTATTTTGTGCAAACAGGGTTATGGACaaacatcgttgttgttgtcatcttttAGTGTACTGCACAGTCACTTTTTCGCAAGACTATTTTATACAGTGCAACTAAAATATCCCGTAATGGATGCTAATCTATTTTGGGTGCAATACAAAAAAGTTGCATAACAACTGCGGCTTGAGTTAGGCCTTGTTGGTGATTTTCGATGCAATTCTGAGTTTGTCACTTACTCTAGTTTATTTACATTTATTAAGTCATTATTTACTACTCccttcgtctcaaaataagtgtctcaatttTGTGCTAGCTCTAATATAAaaatgtactaagcttgagacatttattttgagacggagggagtatgcatTGTCTCCTCCTATACAAAGCATATGTGTGTTACAATTTTGGAAAAGTCATCGTCTTTCCTTCTTCGTTGATTCCTTGACACAACTAAGCGCTTCCCACGAAAAAGAGTTTCCCTCGCTTtatattacaaagcaaccaaccgaTACGGTTAACGATAGGTGCTGGGGCGAAAGCAGCACAGTCACGCCTAAAAgaaatgaaagaaaaaaaaaagcaaaagaagaaaatgccGACAACGGCGGATCGACGGAAatgaaaaagcttcgcgaccaccgAAGATCTTCCACCAAGCTCCACGGTTCCGAAGCAccggtaccaatcaacacctccaagaaggaccgCAATGAGGACGACGCTGCTGCCAAGGGTTTTCCCCGGTACGCAACGAAGCGAGAGGAAGGGTAGCCCACGACGCCCTTCAGGAAGGACCGGCGGCACCCACGGGCGCCAGCTCGTCGGTGTCGGCCAGGCCAACAGGTGTTTCCCTCGATCCCAACCTACACCTCGGATGCTTCGAAGCCCGCCACCAAACCGACCACCATCCTGCGCCAAAGCGGTTTTgaagcctccacgccgtctcaccACAACACCACGAGATAAGGTCTGCACAATGACGAGTTGGAGCCGAGACTAGGGGCAGCAACACCGTCGGCACGCGGGAGGGCACAACCTCCATCGTCCACGACGATAGCCGACCGGACACAATAGCAGGAGCATACCAGGCCCGTGGGCCCACAGGCCCGGCCGGGCCTCTGCATAGCCAAGTTGCACACAGCCAAACAATGTTCTCTTAATTAAATGGAAATAAAAAGGCGAATACATTGAGACATGCATAGTCTGTATAACGCCTAAAGCGTAGGGGGCAAATCCTAAGATCATGCTGCCACCCATGTTGGATAAAAGTATCCCTCACCGTAGCCTTCAATCGTGTACATACTTCCGTAAACAGGTCTCGATTCTCCACGCATTGTAGAGACGATAAACGAAGAGTCCCGATACATCTGCAAATAACCTGCATAGGAGAAATACTTTTATGTACATAGCCAAAGCGGCCAAATAACGGCAAACGCTCCGACCTAGAAAGAGTTCTAAACCTGTGATCAATCCCATGTAGCCAATTGCCAAATACATTAGCAACACTACAAGAAGGATACAAACGAGCCAATTTGCATTGGAAGAATAAACGACCAAATAAATGCTTTATTTGTTGGATAAAATGTTTTTGACTTTTTGTGAACGTAATCACATTGTTTTGCAGATTCAGTGATTGGTTTTTTCATACATATAAACAGTTTTTTTAAGTATGCAAATACTTTTTGTTCATGTAGAGGCCAGAAGGTTACACTTCTAATTGTTTTATTCTCTTTAGAATTTCATATTTGTTTTTCATCGAAGCCTGAATTTAGTGTCCAAGGAAAATGCAATGCTGTTATATATGGCTACAAGCCAAAAGTTGACATATTGCTCAAGCAAAGAAACTTTGAGTATGCATGTCACTTATTTTTAGATACCCATTACTAAGTTTCCCATATTGTAATTGAATTCTCATGTTTTGCACTCAATTTTTATAGCAGGACCGGCTGATTAAGCAGTTCTACTCATGCAAAATTGTTGGCAAGCAACATGTGTGTGAAGCCAAATTTATACGGTCGTCTGGCCAATTTATGAGATCAATAAGCCGGAACTTACAATGATAAGCGGACGAACGTCCGTGCTTGAGAATTCTTGTAAGTTCTCATAATCTACTACATCTGTGTCGTTCGATACTCGCATTTTGTATGTTGTGCTCTTTTACTAAAATGTAAGGGAATATTTTATTCTTCCATTACAATGTACGGGTAATTTTGCTAGGAAGATTGTTGGGAAGGACTAAGGGAGATTGGGAGGGCCGGCCCTTGGAGCAGGACCTGCAATTGCTTGCCGCAGTCGCGTGCAGCAGTTCAGCTAGGTTTGGGAATGAAAATTCATTTGGAATGAAGGGAGAGGTACGAGACGAGGTGCACAGCTACCGGCTGCTCCAGCGCCTAACCAGACACACCAAGTCGGTTCAGTTTGGGCCGGACTTAGTATGTGGATCAAATGTAAATTGTATAACATACATGTAGTAATGGTAAAATCCaaggaataaaaataaaattgattGAAAGATTTCAGGGAATtccaaataataaaaataaattgaTCGAAAGACTATTTCATACACAACCTATTCTTTCATTGGACGAAATGAAAATGTAAAGCTGAAATAGGTCATGACAAACATTGTGAGGGTGCATCCAAATTTGATGGTTTAAAAATAAATGTTTAGCATAACCTTATTTAATTTTCGCCACAGCGGAtaggcatttgtactagtagatAGTTAATGATCTGATATAAGGAGTAAGAATTCAAATACCGCCTCATCGCGCACAAGCTCTTTTAATCACCTCATTCATGCCCAACCGTTCGTAGCCACAGTTTTAGAGATGGGCTGGTCGCAAGTTCTCTGGACTGTTTTGCAGTTTTAACCGGGCCGAAATCCCGTGCGATCGAAGACCAATGCACGTCTGAACTCTCAACTCTGAACCAGCAATCTGTAGATTTTATTTTAACGCGCCTGCCAGTGTTGCGCCCTATGAATATGATGAGCCACAGACGTGGCGATGGACGGACACGCGAGCATTTCGTGTCCTGCCAACCTCATGCCCTCTCCTAAACCCACGCTAACCATTACCAGACAGACCCCCAGCCCGCGGCACAAATACACGGACAAGCATGCCGAGCAGAGCAGAGCATCGCCAAGCACGGCACGACCGGCGCTCCGTCATCCCTGGCCATGGCTCGCGCGCACGGCGCCTTCCTGCTGCGTCTGCTGGCCGCCGGCCTGCAGACCGTCGCGATCGCGGCGTTCGTACCAGTCACGCAGACGGACGACCCGCGGTGCCGGCCGAGCCTGCCGCGGCGGGGCGCCATTGCGGTGTACCCGAGCGACATGGAGCAGCTGCAGTTCCTGCTCAACCCCAAGTTCGTGGAGGCGGAGTGGTTCCTCCACGCCGCACTGGGCCGCGGCATCGACTACCTCGACCGCAACCTCTCGGCGGGCGGCCCGCCCCCCGTCGGCGCGCGCAAGGCCAGCCTCGACTTCCGCACCACCGAGATCGCCGCCGAGCTCGGGTACCAGGAGGTTGGCCACATCCGGGCCATCACGCAAGCCAACGGCGGGTTCCCGCGCCCTCCCATCGACCTCAGCGCCGACCGCTTCGCCGCCGTCATGGACGACGCCATGGGCGCGCGCCTCGACCCGCCCTTCGACGCCTACAACGGCACCGTCAACTTCCTCCTCGCCTCCTACATCTTCCCCCacgtcaccgccgccgccgccgtcggcatcAGCCCCAACCTCATGGGCTACGCCTCGAAACGCCTCCACGCCAGCGTGCTGGCCGTGGAGGCCGGGCAGGACGCGGTGATCAGGATGCTGCTGTACCAGCACGCCGACGAGACGGTGGCGCCCTACAAGGGCCGCACGGTGGCCGAGTTCACGCGCCGGATCTCCGACTGGCGCAACGGGCTGTCCGGCTGCGGCGCCAAGGACGAGGGAGTCAAGGTGCTGAACCGGCATCAGGGAGCGGAGCGGCGCACCATCAGCAACATCCTCGGCGCCGGCGTGGACTCGCTCGGGTACCAACGCACCCCGGCGGAGGCGCTGCGCATCCTCTACGGCTCGCGCAACGAGCAGGTGCCCGGCGGGTTCCTGCCCCGGGGCGCCAACGGCACCATTGCCAGAGGATTCTTCCAGCTCGCGTAGATGTCGTTGCAGCTCGCATAGATGTCGTTGTGCTTCCATCCCACCTCTTTGGTGCTGCCATGGACCGAGAGTGAGACACGATAAAATAAAACATTGCAATTTATTTTGAAAAAGAAAATGTCAGCAGAAATTCGAGACCAATTTCAATTTGACAATTTACAGCTCGAGAAACAAAATGCCAGGTGTGAGTAGGAACCGTATACAAAAGTCAAATATGTTGCGAATAGTACGTCGAGCACTGCTCGTTCTCTGATTTGTCATTGTTTGATGCTTGTATGCTGTGAATCcagtttcaaatgaaatgcaggaTTGGTGTTCCATTTTCAGAACATGCAAGACCTCATGAAGAAGGACCGCCACCTAAGCAGGTTGGGCTTTTACTAACAACATCATCAGCTACCTCAGTCAATTTAGTAGCCAAATTAGGGGAAAAGCTCTACCGAACAACATCAGCAGCTACCTCAGTCAATTTAG encodes:
- the LOC123397047 gene encoding uncharacterized protein LOC123397047; the protein is MDLRWSVEVKGGDALSSGRVLNGRRGVVTHVSLVHPPPTSAVGAQRVVFVEAYVKTVDGTLALASLSTDRPRAELPRPVLVMGLDLFCSRVRRQGGDLAGDEAVAVRFEGRFNDGYVLPAPLEDEEDRMMWSSEDDDDDNTGAEDDESVGSDSEDYYDDDSSSEDEEESDDEVDGQAAMASSADNDVLLQMVHPRKLVPEGQFLGGPAPRFAAAGKTAGFMRVAITERQEEADHKQILVLYRYTRFSASPYGVEARRSTKEHQLRFMATGDHTARSLAWAGSSLGLLIYPLGFRKKLRELWSSLASQVSVPPGARSVEVFVDVGLLRPADYTLASMRHMCDALEGMVAKPWPGRFTGMELHLPEPVRCIGDADAYERPANQRKVVAAGQECCMDDVGEQPAKRRRAVAAGEDCPVCCQLLEGDDIAAWPGCGKPHVYHGACLEQVLRMSETCPLCRRNLYIERR
- the LOC123425567 gene encoding desiccation-related protein PCC13-62-like, which produces MARAHGAFLLRLLAAGLQTVAIAAFVPVTQTDDPRCRPSLPRRGAIAVYPSDMEQLQFLLNPKFVEAEWFLHAALGRGIDYLDRNLSAGGPPPVGARKASLDFRTTEIAAELGYQEVGHIRAITQANGGFPRPPIDLSADRFAAVMDDAMGARLDPPFDAYNGTVNFLLASYIFPHVTAAAAVGISPNLMGYASKRLHASVLAVEAGQDAVIRMLLYQHADETVAPYKGRTVAEFTRRISDWRNGLSGCGAKDEGVKVLNRHQGAERRTISNILGAGVDSLGYQRTPAEALRILYGSRNEQVPGGFLPRGANGTIARGFFQLA